One Brassica napus cultivar Da-Ae chromosome C2, Da-Ae, whole genome shotgun sequence DNA window includes the following coding sequences:
- the LOC125582356 gene encoding uncharacterized protein LOC125582356 produces the protein MTPDSFRNPGLWCDFHRDHGHKTKDCIALRIEVNELLQKGHLREFLSEKATAHLNKETTGKSKGAAPASPPRQDRVIHVISGGSEVSGVSHTAAKKSTRTDEKSFTAKEQEKILAPHHDALVISLTVANCLVKRILVDNGSSSNIIFQMAYQDLGLEESTLTRKVTPLIGFSGEVKKTAGEVILPVYAEGVNMSTKFLVVDCQSAYNMILGRPWIHDMGAVPSTLHQMVKFPTPWGIRIIRGDKENSRSCYHTTLKGKTKVL, from the exons ATGACACCTGACTCGTTCCGGAACCCGGGTCTTTGGTGCGACTTCCATCGCGATCATGGCCACAAAACCAAAGACTGCATCGCCCTGAGGATCGAGGTCAACGAACTACTCCAAAAGGGGCATCTTCGAGAATTCCTCTCAGAGAAAGCCACGGCCCACCTCAACAAAGAGACAACAGGGAAATCCAAAGGAGCTGCACCAGCCTCACCACCTCGCCAAGATCGGGTGATCCATGTCATATCTGGAGGCTCGGAAGTAAGCGGAGTAAGCCACACAGCCGCAAAGAAAAGCACCC GCACCGACGAGAAAAGCTTCACAGCTAAGGAGCAAGAGAAGATCCTGGCTCCCCACCATGATGCTCTAGTTATCTCTCTCACAGTAGCAAACTGCTTGGTGAAAAGAATACTAGTAGACAACGGCAGCTCCagcaacatcatcttccagaTGGCGTACCAAGATCTAGGGCTGGAGGAGAGCACCCTGACGCGCAAGGTAACCCCACTCATTGGGTTCAGCGGCGAGGTCAAGAAAACCGCCGGAGAGGTTATCCTCCCAGTATACGCTGAAGGGGTCAACATGTCTACCAAATTCCTGGTCGTAGATTGCCAATCGGCATATAACATGATCTTGGGACGACCCTGGATTCATGACATGGGAGCAGTCCCTTCAACCCTTCATCAGATGGTGAAGTTCCCTACACCCTGGGGCATCAGAATAATTAGGGGAGACAAGGAGAACTCTCGATCCTGCTACCATACCACCCTGAAGGGGAAGACCAAagtcttatag